The Lysobacter gummosus genome includes a region encoding these proteins:
- a CDS encoding M91 family zinc metallopeptidase translates to MAIPDLPPPSPPSPPVTREPAPPTVKQLETATPEQARQQIDALTPEGQKALKTEVDKLPVAEREHLINGLAGKLEAPQLTKLEPVFGKDSVKQAVESHASATVREDYARQSPGGSVTQKGNQVTVETSDNDDNVRVSRDAQTGDVTVNVNGQEHRYSAAQAEHITIRTHGGNDVIGVAPDMQVNFSVEGGDGNDIIAGGAGADTLDGGAGDDRIIGGLGSDRMIGGSGSDNLGDSSSLLDISLLSRGIVPRSGGGNDVIEGGDGIDTIKAGSGDDKIDGGAEDDKIDAGEGQDVVAGGKGDDRIQGGAGHDEIDGGEGDDYLDGFTGHDQLKGGVGADTIYGGEGDDNVDGGEGEDYLDGYLGNDSISGGDGKDVVSGGQGEDSLFGDKGDDVIYTGAGRDFVGDFDGTNAVYYQGEDNLSVNDATRNNAKTVTVEIIGVPDTIQIEGSPEFQARMRADLETLAASPTGQQMLKDLDKQGNDGGFLWFDDDNKLTIRELKAENGKGGGQFGGDGFAEINPAFHLDDDDGRVPPITVLYHELAHARAAMSDHWAGGQYHDDADPNQSDDGIENGERQAVGLPVDHDNDPKTAAVPAPDTPAALTENAIREEMGYGPRNDYR, encoded by the coding sequence ATGGCCATCCCCGATCTTCCGCCGCCGTCGCCACCCTCGCCGCCGGTAACGCGCGAACCGGCGCCGCCGACCGTCAAGCAACTGGAAACCGCCACGCCCGAGCAGGCGCGCCAGCAGATCGACGCGCTCACGCCCGAAGGCCAGAAGGCGCTCAAGACCGAAGTCGACAAGCTCCCGGTCGCCGAGCGCGAGCACCTCATCAACGGCCTGGCCGGAAAACTCGAAGCGCCGCAACTGACCAAGCTGGAACCGGTGTTCGGCAAGGACTCGGTCAAGCAGGCGGTCGAGTCGCACGCCAGCGCGACCGTGCGCGAGGACTACGCGCGGCAGAGTCCCGGCGGCAGCGTCACTCAGAAAGGCAATCAGGTCACGGTGGAAACCAGCGACAACGACGACAACGTCCGCGTCAGCCGCGATGCGCAGACCGGCGATGTCACGGTCAACGTCAACGGCCAGGAACATCGCTACAGCGCCGCGCAGGCCGAGCACATCACCATCCGCACCCACGGCGGCAACGACGTGATCGGCGTGGCGCCGGACATGCAGGTCAACTTCAGCGTCGAAGGCGGCGACGGCAACGACATCATCGCCGGCGGCGCGGGCGCGGACACGCTCGACGGCGGCGCCGGCGACGACCGCATCATCGGCGGCCTCGGCAGCGATCGCATGATCGGCGGCAGCGGCAGCGATAATCTCGGCGATTCTTCCAGCCTGCTGGATATCAGTCTGCTGTCCCGCGGCATCGTGCCGCGCAGCGGTGGCGGCAACGATGTGATCGAAGGCGGCGACGGCATCGACACCATCAAGGCCGGCAGCGGCGACGACAAGATCGACGGCGGCGCCGAGGACGACAAGATCGATGCCGGCGAAGGCCAGGATGTGGTCGCCGGCGGCAAGGGCGACGACCGCATTCAAGGCGGCGCGGGCCACGATGAAATCGACGGCGGCGAGGGCGACGATTACCTCGACGGCTTCACCGGCCACGACCAGCTCAAGGGCGGCGTGGGCGCCGACACCATTTACGGCGGCGAGGGCGACGACAACGTCGATGGCGGCGAGGGCGAGGATTACCTCGACGGCTATCTCGGTAACGACAGCATTTCCGGTGGCGATGGCAAGGATGTGGTCTCCGGCGGGCAGGGCGAAGACAGCCTGTTCGGCGACAAGGGCGACGATGTGATCTACACCGGCGCCGGCCGCGATTTCGTCGGCGACTTCGATGGAACCAATGCGGTTTATTACCAGGGCGAGGACAATCTCTCGGTCAACGACGCCACGCGCAACAACGCCAAGACCGTGACGGTGGAAATCATCGGCGTGCCCGACACGATCCAGATCGAAGGCTCGCCGGAGTTCCAGGCGCGCATGCGCGCGGATCTGGAAACCCTGGCCGCCTCGCCGACCGGGCAGCAGATGCTCAAGGACCTGGACAAGCAAGGCAACGACGGCGGGTTCCTGTGGTTCGACGACGACAACAAACTCACCATCCGTGAATTGAAGGCCGAAAACGGCAAGGGCGGCGGCCAGTTCGGCGGCGACGGTTTCGCCGAGATCAACCCGGCCTTCCATCTGGACGACGACGACGGCCGGGTGCCGCCGATCACCGTGCTGTATCACGAACTGGCCCATGCGCGCGCGGCGATGAGCGATCACTGGGCGGGCGGCCAGTACCACGACGACGCCGATCCGAATCAGTCCGACGACGGCATCGAGAACGGCGAGCGTCAGGCGGTCGGCCTGCCCGTGGATCACGACAACGATCCCAAGACCGCTGCCGTGCCCGCGCCGGACACGCCCGCCGCCCTGACGGAAAATGCGATCCGTGAGGAAATGGGCTATGGTCCGCGCAATGACTATCGCTGA
- a CDS encoding VOC family protein: MQIHYLEIVTKHVDAVCAAYAAANAVQFGEPDAGLGNARTAIMAGGGLVGVRAPLRATEEPVVRPYWRVKDIQAAVAAVVQAGGTVAVEPTLIPGHGTFAIYLQGGNDHGLWQL, encoded by the coding sequence ATGCAGATCCACTATCTCGAAATCGTGACCAAGCACGTCGATGCCGTATGCGCGGCCTACGCGGCGGCGAACGCGGTGCAGTTCGGCGAGCCCGACGCCGGCCTCGGCAATGCCCGGACCGCGATCATGGCCGGCGGCGGGCTGGTGGGCGTGCGCGCGCCGTTGCGCGCCACGGAAGAACCGGTGGTCCGGCCGTATTGGCGGGTGAAGGACATCCAAGCCGCAGTCGCGGCAGTGGTGCAGGCGGGTGGCACGGTCGCGGTCGAGCCCACGTTGATACCCGGCCACGGAACCTTCGCGATTTATCTTCAGGGCGGCAACGATCACGGCCTGTGGCAGCTCTAG
- a CDS encoding DUF11 domain-containing protein, with amino-acid sequence MSSAQAQFKVTSTFRNNTETGWTITGTNNVGINDSGILTGGYGAIPNNVNDANGSGWLRLSTNSNNQQGLALYTGGSFPSSQGVIVEFDYVNWGGNGADGTTFFLYDATGTMVGAQPGGSLGYCGGNGGYLGIGLDEFGNFSGSQPGVVGGCPANSSSPGSQADRVVLRGPLSDNNRWLASGAVSGGIDTPSVTARPTGDRLRVALLPNTPSPGYTVTVSLGLDGTTPTVLLNNVNFPYTAPADLRMGYAGSTGGLNNIHEVRNFIASVPANVGITKTVSAPRVRRGQPVTYTVVVSNLDINPVVAGNQAPTIPGTDAPDIADTLPAQVTGATWTCAASAGSTCPAASGTGNLAFTGGYSLAPGGTLTFTVTGNLANNAVCNATVPNTATVDFSAADRFGDIDPTNNSASVNFAVDCINLAVDKTTPQTQFTAGSTGTYNIAVSNSGTLATIGQLTVTDTLPAGLNVPDGTVVLSGANAADWACTAASNTLTCISNTAIAAAASSTFGFTVNIDFAASGNMVNTARVGGGGDANCPIATPCPDPTPPSTPVVRPSVSLRISKSDVPATYTPGGSTTYVITACNQTGPDVANGAAITDTLPPGVTLSGPWSCAGSGATLGTCPAGGGVAGGNAVSVTGVVLPVGGCVSVNVPVNFSSNPADY; translated from the coding sequence ATGTCCAGCGCCCAGGCCCAGTTCAAGGTCACCTCGACCTTCCGCAACAACACCGAGACGGGCTGGACCATCACCGGCACCAACAACGTCGGCATCAACGACAGCGGCATCCTGACCGGCGGCTACGGCGCCATCCCCAACAACGTCAACGACGCCAATGGCAGCGGCTGGCTGCGCCTGAGCACCAACAGCAACAACCAGCAGGGCTTGGCTCTCTACACCGGCGGCTCGTTCCCGTCGTCACAGGGCGTGATCGTCGAGTTCGACTACGTCAACTGGGGCGGCAACGGCGCCGACGGCACGACCTTCTTTCTCTACGACGCCACCGGCACCATGGTCGGCGCCCAGCCCGGCGGCAGCCTGGGCTATTGCGGCGGCAACGGCGGTTACCTGGGCATCGGCCTGGACGAATTCGGCAACTTCTCCGGCTCGCAGCCCGGCGTCGTCGGCGGCTGTCCGGCCAACAGCAGCAGCCCCGGCAGCCAGGCCGACCGGGTGGTGTTGCGCGGCCCGCTCAGCGATAACAACCGCTGGCTGGCCAGCGGCGCGGTCAGCGGCGGCATCGACACGCCCAGCGTGACCGCCCGACCGACCGGCGACCGCCTGCGTGTGGCGCTGCTGCCGAACACGCCATCGCCGGGCTACACCGTCACCGTCTCGCTCGGCCTGGACGGCACCACGCCGACGGTGCTGCTCAACAACGTCAACTTCCCCTACACCGCGCCGGCCGACCTGCGCATGGGCTACGCCGGCTCGACCGGCGGCCTCAACAACATCCATGAAGTGCGCAACTTCATCGCCTCGGTGCCGGCCAACGTCGGTATCACCAAGACCGTCTCGGCGCCGCGCGTGCGCCGCGGCCAGCCGGTGACCTACACCGTCGTGGTCAGCAATCTCGACATCAACCCGGTCGTCGCCGGCAATCAGGCGCCGACGATTCCCGGTACCGACGCGCCGGACATCGCCGACACCCTGCCCGCGCAAGTCACCGGCGCGACCTGGACCTGCGCCGCCAGCGCCGGCTCGACATGTCCGGCGGCCAGCGGTACCGGCAACCTCGCCTTCACCGGCGGCTATTCGCTCGCGCCCGGCGGCACGCTCACCTTCACCGTCACCGGCAACCTCGCCAACAACGCGGTGTGCAACGCCACCGTGCCCAACACCGCCACCGTCGATTTCTCCGCGGCCGACCGCTTCGGCGACATCGATCCGACCAACAACAGCGCCAGCGTCAATTTCGCGGTGGACTGCATCAACCTGGCGGTCGACAAGACCACGCCGCAGACCCAGTTCACCGCCGGCAGCACCGGCACCTACAACATCGCGGTCAGCAACAGCGGCACCCTCGCCACGATCGGCCAGCTCACCGTCACCGACACCTTGCCGGCCGGACTCAACGTTCCCGACGGCACGGTCGTCCTGAGCGGCGCCAATGCCGCCGACTGGGCCTGCACCGCGGCTTCCAACACGCTGACGTGCATCAGCAATACCGCGATCGCAGCCGCGGCCAGCTCGACTTTCGGCTTCACCGTCAACATAGACTTCGCCGCCTCCGGCAACATGGTCAACACCGCGCGCGTGGGCGGCGGCGGCGACGCCAACTGCCCGATCGCCACGCCTTGCCCCGATCCGACGCCGCCGAGCACGCCGGTGGTACGTCCGTCGGTCAGCCTGCGCATCAGCAAGTCCGACGTACCCGCCACCTACACGCCCGGCGGCAGCACGACCTATGTCATCACCGCCTGCAACCAGACCGGCCCGGACGTGGCCAACGGCGCCGCCATCACCGACACCCTTCCGCCCGGCGTGACCCTGAGCGGCCCATGGAGCTGCGCCGGCAGCGGCGCCACGCTCGGCACCTGCCCGGCCGGCGGCGGCGTCGCCGGCGGCAACGCGGTATCGGTCACCGGCGTGGTACTGCCGGTGGGCGGCTGCGTGAGCGTCAACGTGCCGGTGAATTTCAGTTCGAATCCGGCGGATTATTGA